The proteins below are encoded in one region of Aestuariivirga litoralis:
- a CDS encoding cation:proton antiporter — MSESNSVQLYSDALVVLGTAGIIVPLVRRWGINPILGYLGAGALLGPLGLGSLIKEFPFLYWATIVDADSVSGLAELGVVFLLFLIGLELSFQRLITMRRLVFGLGGLQFAISAAVLTGIVIVAGQPLIPAAVIGMCLALSSTAIVLDLLGHQGRLATSTGRASFSILLMQDLAVVPILVFISIFSTGNEGSVWADLGYALAKAAIAIGVVVMIGRFLLRPLFQLVTTARSTELFVAAALFVIIGAGLIAHAAGLSMALGAFIVALMLAETAYGKAIESAIDPLKGLLLGLFFFTVGMKIDFREFLREPFWLPVAIVGLIVLKAVILTVLGRLFKLSWPAAIETGLLLGPGGEFAFVGIGMAAALHLVPEPAASFILAATAVTMAATPLLSSLARRFAPAPAPHAAVDPALTIQSPSTERRAIVVGFGRVGKVVCALLEEHKIKFIAIDNDAAGVARDRKRGHPVYYGDASDNRFLETAGLPLATAVIITTGTRAAIDSIVEHVREIRPDISIISRAADEKHASHLYALGVTDAVPETVEASLQLSEAALIGLGIQTGPVIASIHEKRDQFRHTLQEAAKKAGRGEIHSVRKKSAPKRI; from the coding sequence GTGTCCGAATCGAATTCTGTTCAGCTTTATAGTGATGCGCTCGTTGTGCTCGGCACGGCGGGCATCATCGTGCCTTTGGTACGCCGCTGGGGCATCAATCCCATTCTCGGCTATCTGGGTGCTGGCGCATTGCTGGGGCCGCTGGGCCTTGGCTCGCTGATCAAGGAATTTCCGTTCCTCTATTGGGCCACCATTGTCGATGCTGACAGCGTGTCCGGCCTGGCAGAACTGGGCGTGGTGTTCCTGCTGTTCCTAATCGGCCTTGAGCTTTCTTTCCAGCGGTTGATCACCATGCGCCGTCTCGTCTTCGGACTGGGCGGACTGCAATTCGCAATTTCTGCGGCGGTGTTGACCGGCATTGTCATTGTGGCCGGCCAACCTCTGATCCCTGCTGCGGTGATCGGCATGTGTTTGGCACTTTCATCCACGGCCATCGTGCTTGATCTGCTCGGTCATCAAGGGCGGCTTGCCACCTCCACCGGCAGGGCCAGCTTTTCGATTCTGCTGATGCAGGATTTGGCGGTGGTGCCCATCCTGGTTTTCATTTCGATTTTCTCAACTGGAAACGAAGGCTCGGTCTGGGCCGATCTGGGTTACGCCTTGGCGAAGGCGGCCATCGCCATCGGCGTTGTGGTGATGATCGGGCGCTTCCTGTTGCGGCCTCTGTTTCAGCTGGTCACCACGGCACGTTCCACCGAATTGTTTGTTGCCGCGGCTTTGTTCGTGATCATCGGTGCCGGGCTCATTGCCCATGCCGCCGGGCTTTCCATGGCACTGGGCGCTTTTATCGTGGCCCTGATGCTGGCGGAGACGGCCTATGGCAAGGCCATCGAGTCGGCAATTGATCCGCTCAAGGGTCTGTTGCTCGGGCTATTCTTCTTCACCGTGGGCATGAAGATCGACTTCCGTGAATTTTTGCGTGAGCCGTTCTGGCTCCCCGTTGCCATTGTCGGTTTGATCGTGCTGAAGGCGGTGATCCTCACTGTACTTGGCCGGCTGTTCAAACTGTCCTGGCCTGCCGCCATTGAAACCGGATTACTGCTTGGCCCAGGCGGCGAATTTGCATTCGTGGGCATCGGCATGGCGGCGGCGCTGCATCTGGTGCCGGAACCTGCGGCCAGCTTTATTCTGGCCGCGACTGCCGTCACCATGGCGGCCACGCCCCTACTCTCCAGCCTGGCAAGGCGGTTCGCACCGGCGCCCGCTCCTCATGCAGCGGTTGATCCGGCCTTGACAATCCAGTCACCCTCGACTGAACGCCGCGCCATCGTCGTGGGCTTCGGCCGCGTGGGCAAAGTGGTTTGCGCGCTGCTTGAGGAACACAAGATCAAATTCATCGCGATCGACAATGATGCAGCCGGCGTGGCGCGCGACCGCAAGCGCGGCCACCCGGTTTATTATGGCGATGCGTCTGATAACCGGTTCCTCGAAACAGCGGGCCTGCCGCTGGCCACCGCCGTGATCATCACCACCGGCACGCGCGCCGCGATTGACTCCATCGTGGAACATGTGCGCGAAATCCGGCCCGATATTTCCATCATCTCACGCGCTGCCGACGAAAAACACGCCAGCCATCTTTATGCGCTGGGCGTGACTGACGCAGTACCCGAAACGGTGGAGGCGAGTTTGCAACTTTCCGAAGCTGCACTCATAGGCCTTGGCATCCAGACAGGGCCCGTCATCGCCTCTATCCACGAAAAGCGCGATCAGTTCCGCCATACATTGCAAGAAGCCGCCAAGAAGGCTGGCCGGGGGGAAATTCATTCGGTACGGAAGAAAAGCGCGCCCAAACGGATTTAA
- a CDS encoding mannitol dehydrogenase family protein: MPQRIMQFGTSRFLQAHADLFVHQARQDGQDIGPITIVKTTGAGQRDGRVAAFHAMREFPVRLRGYEDGTLIDEVITVKGIAAAYDAHANWQQVKDVFAHQTEIVFSNVGDSGFAVSVEDSRAQPTEGSVPKSFAAKLLLLLKYRFEQGARPLLILPCELINDNGLVLRHCLQALAAAWALPASFNDWLASEVTICNTLVDRIVSEAIEPIGAIAEPYGLWAIQWGEAGEFPFQDFHVVLTGDLEPFARLKLHILNLGHTYLTEIWKSQLRAEDETVRDILQDARVKSRLINLYEREIIPGFGLRNMAEPAARYMETTMQRFENPFLKHRISDIYQNHKVKMERRFAAFIDWTNSPDPAQAFPELCEMCDNYLIKFGR; encoded by the coding sequence ATGCCACAGCGCATCATGCAGTTTGGAACCAGCCGCTTCCTGCAGGCGCACGCTGATCTTTTTGTGCATCAGGCCCGGCAAGACGGGCAGGACATCGGCCCCATCACCATCGTCAAAACCACAGGTGCGGGCCAGCGCGACGGCCGGGTCGCTGCTTTCCATGCGATGCGCGAATTTCCGGTGCGCCTGCGCGGCTATGAGGATGGAACGCTTATTGACGAGGTCATCACTGTCAAGGGCATCGCTGCGGCCTATGACGCGCATGCAAACTGGCAGCAGGTGAAGGATGTCTTCGCACACCAAACTGAAATCGTGTTTTCAAATGTCGGTGACAGCGGTTTTGCGGTTTCGGTTGAAGATAGCCGGGCGCAGCCGACTGAAGGCAGCGTGCCCAAAAGCTTTGCTGCGAAACTCCTGCTTCTGTTGAAATACCGCTTTGAACAGGGCGCGCGGCCTTTGCTGATCCTGCCTTGCGAACTCATCAACGACAACGGCTTGGTGCTCCGGCACTGTTTGCAGGCTCTGGCCGCAGCCTGGGCCTTGCCTGCCTCATTCAACGATTGGCTGGCAAGCGAAGTCACTATCTGCAACACGCTGGTGGACAGGATTGTCTCGGAAGCGATTGAGCCCATCGGTGCCATCGCCGAACCTTACGGTCTATGGGCCATTCAATGGGGCGAAGCTGGCGAATTTCCTTTTCAAGATTTCCATGTGGTTTTGACCGGTGACCTTGAGCCCTTCGCGCGTTTAAAACTTCACATCTTGAATCTCGGGCACACTTACTTGACGGAAATCTGGAAGTCGCAGCTGCGCGCGGAAGATGAAACGGTCCGGGACATTCTGCAGGACGCGAGGGTCAAATCCCGCCTGATCAATCTCTATGAGCGCGAAATCATTCCAGGCTTTGGCCTGCGCAATATGGCGGAGCCTGCTGCACGTTATATGGAAACCACTATGCAGCGTTTTGAAAATCCGTTCCTTAAGCACCGGATCAGCGACATCTACCAGAACCACAAAGTAAAAATGGAGCGCCGCTTTGCGGCCTTCATTGATTGGACGAACAGCCCGGATCCCGCACAAGCCTTTCCGGAACTCTGCGAAATGTGCGACAATTACCTAATCAAGTTTGGCCGTTAA
- a CDS encoding ABC transporter permease — protein MKNFFSNKLFHRLPVETYVVTFTVLLWIILSLIAPNFLTGDNISNMMRQVSISGIIAIGVLCTIIIAGIDLSVGSVAAFCGVLVAQLLSHNFGIPLSVVITLIAGMLIGALNAVSVGKLGIPAFIVTLAGLQVYRGLALLTSGGMTVGGLPPNIKEFARGTVFYIPNLFLTLVVVAIVVHYLLSFTKTGRYLYALGSNSEATRRLGIPVFKITMLAYVISSGLATLAGVLLVSRLSVASPSMANAYELQAIAAAVVGGASLFGGRGTVLGAVAGAILFTTMSNGAVLLDIDPFWEMVLEGLLIALVVYLDNLQKKRMSGL, from the coding sequence ATGAAAAACTTTTTCTCGAACAAGCTGTTTCACCGGCTCCCGGTTGAAACCTATGTCGTCACCTTCACGGTGCTGCTGTGGATCATCCTCTCGCTGATCGCGCCGAATTTCCTGACCGGCGACAATATCAGCAACATGATGCGCCAAGTTTCGATCTCCGGCATCATTGCTATCGGTGTGTTATGCACCATCATCATTGCGGGCATCGATCTTTCGGTAGGCTCGGTCGCTGCCTTCTGCGGCGTGCTGGTTGCGCAGCTTCTTTCCCATAATTTTGGCATTCCGCTTTCAGTGGTGATCACGCTGATCGCAGGCATGCTGATCGGCGCGTTGAATGCTGTATCTGTCGGCAAGCTCGGCATCCCGGCCTTCATCGTCACGCTCGCTGGCCTGCAGGTTTACCGCGGCCTTGCTTTGCTCACATCGGGCGGCATGACGGTGGGTGGCCTGCCGCCCAACATCAAAGAATTTGCGCGCGGCACGGTGTTCTACATTCCCAACCTTTTTCTCACGCTGGTGGTCGTGGCCATCGTGGTTCACTATCTGCTGAGCTTCACCAAGACGGGCCGTTATCTCTACGCTCTCGGTTCCAACAGCGAGGCCACGCGCCGGCTGGGCATTCCCGTCTTCAAGATTACCATGCTGGCCTATGTGATCAGTTCGGGCCTGGCCACGCTGGCGGGTGTGCTGCTCGTCTCGCGATTGAGCGTTGCTTCGCCCTCGATGGCCAATGCTTACGAATTGCAGGCGATTGCCGCCGCTGTGGTAGGTGGTGCCAGTCTCTTTGGCGGGCGCGGCACGGTGCTTGGCGCTGTCGCTGGTGCCATCCTGTTTACCACGATGAGCAATGGCGCGGTGCTGCTGGATATTGATCCGTTCTGGGAAATGGTTTTGGAAGGCCTGCTGATAGCGCTAGTTGTCTATCTCGACAATCTGCAAAAGAAGCGCATGAGTGGCCTCTGA
- a CDS encoding ATP-binding cassette domain-containing protein: MGNVLEVTGIRKSFGPVEVLRGVDLTVRAGEVLALVGDNGAGKSTLIKHIAGVYHADSGEIRLEGKAQDLPSPAAARELGIETVYQDLALADDLSVGANIFLGREPTRRWLGVLPYVDNRRIRDETAALLTRLNSHIPGKAKSVARLSGGQRQAVAIARAIYWKAKVVIMDEPTAALAVMERQNVIRYARELAASGAGVIYIGHNLVEILEVADRIAVMFRGEIVHTTTAGETSQETLIKYMTGYNDTQMAAKQPHKRES, encoded by the coding sequence ATGGGAAACGTTCTGGAAGTCACCGGCATACGCAAGAGCTTTGGGCCCGTTGAGGTGCTGCGCGGCGTTGACCTGACGGTGCGCGCCGGCGAAGTGCTGGCGCTGGTCGGCGACAATGGCGCGGGCAAGTCGACCTTGATCAAACACATTGCCGGTGTGTACCACGCAGACTCTGGCGAAATCCGCCTGGAGGGAAAGGCTCAGGACCTGCCTTCCCCCGCCGCTGCGCGCGAGCTTGGCATTGAAACGGTCTATCAGGATCTGGCTCTGGCTGACGATCTTTCGGTTGGGGCAAATATTTTTCTGGGCCGTGAGCCCACGCGCCGGTGGCTTGGTGTTTTGCCCTATGTCGATAACCGCCGCATTCGTGATGAGACGGCAGCGCTTCTCACGCGGCTGAACAGCCATATTCCCGGCAAGGCAAAGTCGGTCGCACGGCTTTCCGGCGGGCAGCGGCAGGCGGTGGCCATTGCGCGCGCCATCTACTGGAAAGCCAAGGTCGTCATCATGGATGAACCGACGGCAGCACTTGCCGTGATGGAGCGGCAGAATGTCATCCGTTATGCGCGCGAGCTCGCCGCGTCAGGCGCTGGCGTCATTTATATCGGCCACAACCTCGTTGAAATCCTGGAAGTGGCAGACCGGATCGCGGTGATGTTCCGCGGAGAAATCGTTCACACAACAACAGCAGGAGAGACGTCGCAGGAAACCCTGATCAAATACATGACTGGATACAACGACACACAAATGGCTGCAAAGCAGCCGCACAAAAGGGAGAGTTAA
- a CDS encoding zinc-binding alcohol dehydrogenase family protein: MRALVCRQPHDLGVETRALPVRKPGEAIVKLQRIGICGTDYHIYEGLHPFLQYPRVMGHELAATVIEADAGSKFSAGQLVAINPYIACGECHACKQGKPNCCMKIAVLGVHRDGGMAEYLALPEGNLLLADGMSADAAACVEFLAIGAHAVRRSELRSRQNALIVGAGPIGLGTGLFGAVAGGNVTIMDRDPARLALASWVTGITSTILSTGSVEQDVLNATQGNGFDVVFDATGNAASMEKSFGFVAHGGSYVMVGLVKDRISFFDPDFHKREMRLLASRNATAEDFALVMSSIQSGKIPVDALVTHRTSFDSAAANLASWARDKNGLIKAMIEMD, encoded by the coding sequence ATGAGAGCACTCGTTTGCCGGCAACCGCATGATCTGGGCGTGGAGACGCGCGCCTTGCCCGTGCGCAAGCCTGGCGAAGCCATCGTCAAGCTGCAGCGCATCGGCATCTGTGGCACTGACTATCACATCTATGAGGGCCTGCATCCCTTCCTGCAATATCCGCGGGTGATGGGCCATGAACTTGCGGCGACGGTGATTGAAGCCGATGCCGGATCTAAATTTAGCGCTGGGCAGCTGGTGGCGATCAACCCTTACATTGCTTGTGGTGAATGCCATGCCTGCAAGCAGGGCAAGCCCAATTGCTGCATGAAGATCGCCGTTCTGGGCGTGCACCGTGATGGCGGCATGGCGGAATATCTGGCGTTGCCGGAAGGTAATCTGCTGCTGGCGGATGGCATGTCGGCCGATGCTGCGGCCTGCGTTGAGTTTTTGGCCATCGGTGCACACGCGGTGCGGCGCAGTGAATTGCGCAGCAGACAGAACGCGTTGATCGTCGGGGCAGGGCCCATTGGGCTGGGTACCGGATTGTTCGGTGCAGTGGCGGGCGGCAACGTGACCATCATGGACCGCGATCCGGCCCGGCTGGCCTTGGCGAGCTGGGTGACGGGTATCACCAGCACGATACTTTCAACGGGATCCGTGGAGCAGGATGTCCTGAACGCCACGCAAGGCAATGGCTTTGATGTGGTCTTCGATGCGACCGGCAACGCTGCTTCGATGGAAAAATCATTCGGCTTTGTCGCCCATGGCGGCAGCTATGTGATGGTGGGCCTGGTGAAGGACCGCATCTCGTTCTTCGATCCCGATTTCCACAAGCGCGAGATGCGGCTTCTGGCTAGCCGAAATGCTACTGCGGAAGATTTTGCATTGGTCATGTCTTCCATCCAATCGGGAAAAATTCCGGTTGATGCATTGGTTACCCATCGCACGTCGTTTGACAGTGCGGCTGCGAACCTGGCCTCTTGGGCACGTGACAAGAATGGCCTGATCAAGGCCATGATCGAAATGGACTGA
- a CDS encoding aspartate ammonia-lyase produces the protein MTSMRKEADSLGEVKLPADALYGVHSLRGAENFPITGTRLSDYPELIQSLAMVKKAAALANMELGVLDSRIGGAITRASDRVIAGEADSAFIVDMLQGGAGTSTNMNANEVIANLALRELQRQPGHYALIHPNDHVNLSQSTNDAYPTAARLAMVRACPPLAEQLRLLKAAFLAKGDQFHDIIKVGRTQLMDAVPMRLGDEFRAFGVTVGEDIDRLLEVGNLLREINLGGTAIGTGINTPPGYVEAAVRHLSAVSSERMIAAGNLIEATSDMGAFVTFSGVLKRIAVKLSKICNDLRLLNSGPRAGFGEIKLPAMQAGSSIMPGKVNPVIPEVINQIAYQVIGNDLTVTLGAEAGQLQLNAMEPVIVFNILQSMRMLTRGMKVLREKCVDGIEADAARCQWLLEHSLVAVTAINPYVGYAKASAVAKEALATGQSLRSVVLAHKLMTDAQLDEAFATETLLGQKPT, from the coding sequence ATGACCAGTATGCGCAAGGAAGCCGACTCATTGGGCGAAGTGAAATTGCCCGCCGATGCGCTGTACGGCGTACATTCTCTGCGAGGGGCAGAGAACTTTCCGATCACCGGCACGCGTTTGAGTGATTATCCGGAATTGATCCAATCGCTGGCCATGGTGAAAAAGGCTGCAGCGTTGGCCAATATGGAATTGGGTGTTCTCGACTCCCGCATCGGCGGCGCCATCACTCGCGCTTCTGATCGCGTGATCGCCGGCGAAGCCGATAGCGCCTTCATCGTGGACATGCTGCAGGGTGGTGCCGGCACCTCCACCAACATGAATGCCAATGAAGTGATCGCCAATCTGGCCTTGCGCGAACTGCAACGGCAACCGGGACATTACGCACTCATCCATCCGAATGACCATGTGAACCTTTCGCAATCCACCAATGACGCTTATCCCACCGCTGCGCGATTGGCGATGGTGCGCGCCTGCCCGCCTCTGGCTGAGCAGTTGCGCCTGCTGAAAGCCGCGTTCCTTGCCAAGGGTGATCAATTTCACGACATCATCAAAGTGGGCCGCACACAATTGATGGATGCTGTGCCCATGCGGCTGGGCGATGAGTTCCGCGCTTTCGGTGTGACCGTGGGTGAAGACATCGACCGCCTGCTTGAAGTGGGCAATCTTCTGCGTGAGATCAATCTGGGCGGCACAGCGATCGGCACCGGCATCAACACACCACCGGGTTATGTGGAAGCGGCGGTAAGGCATCTGTCAGCGGTATCCTCCGAGCGGATGATCGCGGCTGGCAATCTGATCGAAGCCACATCCGATATGGGGGCGTTCGTGACTTTCTCGGGCGTGCTGAAACGCATTGCCGTGAAGCTTTCAAAAATCTGCAATGATCTGCGTTTGCTGAACAGCGGCCCGCGCGCGGGGTTTGGCGAAATTAAATTACCTGCCATGCAGGCGGGCTCTTCAATCATGCCGGGCAAGGTCAATCCCGTCATTCCGGAAGTGATCAACCAGATTGCCTATCAAGTGATCGGCAATGACCTCACCGTCACCCTGGGTGCAGAGGCCGGACAGCTGCAGCTCAATGCAATGGAACCTGTCATCGTGTTCAACATCCTGCAATCCATGCGCATGCTCACGCGCGGCATGAAAGTGCTGCGCGAAAAATGCGTGGACGGAATCGAGGCCGATGCCGCGCGCTGCCAATGGCTGCTGGAACATTCGCTGGTGGCTGTGACCGCCATTAATCCATACGTCGGCTATGCCAAGGCGAGCGCGGTGGCCAAGGAAGCATTGGCCACCGGGCAGTCATTGCGCAGCGTGGTTCTGGCGCACAAATTGATGACAGATGCGCAGCTGGACGAAGCCTTTGCGACTGAAACGTTGCTGGGGCAAAAACCAACGTAA
- a CDS encoding ABC transporter substrate-binding protein has product MFKKFILAASVATLPLLIGNAVHAQDTVAVIVKATTSEYWQWVFKGAEAAGKDLNVKIEQLGSPKDDAVAQISILESAAGKKPSAIVIAPTIFEALGDPIAAVSKAGTPVIVIDSGAKTDAYASFLTTNNEAGGKAAADAMAQCIKERTGKAAGKVAFLTAMAGHESLDSRDKGFKDGIAAYPDIKIVGNRVANNEEAEGMSLTADMLTKDADLAGVFADNAQMGTGAGTSISEKKLGDKFCLVAFDADKGEVEHLNDGSIYALIIQDPYMMGYAGVWNGYAAAHGVRLPKFVDTGVGAVTKANMGDAAYAGLLDVTKRKLSPFTGN; this is encoded by the coding sequence ATGTTCAAGAAATTCATTCTCGCAGCTTCGGTTGCAACGTTGCCATTGCTGATCGGCAACGCCGTTCACGCGCAAGACACGGTGGCGGTGATCGTCAAAGCCACCACGTCGGAATATTGGCAGTGGGTATTCAAGGGCGCTGAAGCGGCCGGCAAGGACCTCAACGTCAAGATCGAACAGCTGGGTTCGCCGAAGGATGACGCTGTTGCACAGATCTCCATCCTGGAAAGCGCTGCCGGCAAGAAGCCTTCGGCCATCGTAATTGCACCGACGATTTTTGAAGCTCTCGGCGACCCCATTGCCGCCGTCAGCAAGGCCGGCACCCCTGTCATCGTGATCGACTCCGGCGCCAAGACTGACGCTTATGCCTCCTTCCTCACCACTAACAATGAAGCCGGTGGCAAGGCTGCTGCTGACGCCATGGCTCAGTGCATCAAGGAACGCACGGGCAAGGCCGCTGGCAAGGTTGCCTTCCTCACCGCCATGGCTGGGCACGAGTCTCTCGACTCGCGCGACAAGGGTTTCAAGGACGGCATCGCGGCCTATCCGGATATCAAGATTGTAGGCAACCGCGTTGCCAACAATGAAGAAGCCGAAGGCATGAGCCTGACCGCCGACATGCTGACCAAGGACGCTGACCTGGCCGGCGTGTTCGCCGACAATGCACAGATGGGCACGGGTGCCGGCACCTCGATCAGCGAAAAGAAGCTGGGCGACAAGTTCTGCCTCGTGGCTTTCGACGCTGACAAGGGCGAAGTCGAACATCTCAATGATGGCTCGATCTATGCCCTCATCATCCAGGATCCTTACATGATGGGTTATGCTGGTGTGTGGAATGGCTATGCCGCCGCACATGGCGTGCGCCTGCCGAAGTTCGTGGATACTGGCGTGGGTGCCGTGACCAAGGCCAATATGGGCGATGCTGCCTATGCCGGCCTGCTGGACGTGACCAAGCGTAAACTTTCGCCTTTCACGGGCAACTAA